The genomic region GACCTCTACACCATCCGCGAGAACGCCGGGCTGGACGACCTGACCATCGGCATCATGGGCGACCTGAAGTACGGTCGAACGGTTCACTCCCTCGCGAACGCGCTGACGAACTTCGACGCGAACCAGCACTTCATCGCGCCCGAATCCCTCAAACTGCCGCGCTCGGTCCGCTTCGACCTGCACGAGGCGGGTGCGAACGTCCGCGAACACACGGAACTCGACGCCATCCTGCCCGAACTCGACGTGCTCTACGTCACGCGCATCCAGCGCGAGCGCTTCCCCGACGAGAACGAGTACCACAAGGTGGCCGGGGAGTACCAGATCGACGCCGAGACGCTGGAGGCGGCCGACGACGAGCTGTCGGTGATGCACCCGCTGCCCCGCGTCGACGAGATCGCGCCGGACATCGACGGCACGCGCTACGCGAACTACTTCGAACAGGCTCACAACGGGGTGCCCGTCCGCATGGCACTGCTCGACCTGCTGCTGGAGGAGGAAGACCGATGAGCGACACCGAGAAAGAACTCCGCGTCTCGAAGATACGTAACGGTACCGTCATCGACCACGTCCGCGGCGGCCAGGCACTCAACGTGCTGGCCATCCTCGGCATCAAGGGGACCAGCGGCGAGCAGGTGTCCATCGGGATGAACGTCCCATCGGGGACGCTGGCGACGAAGGACGTCGTGAAGGTCGAAGGCCGCGAGCTCAGCCAGGACGAGGTGGACGTGCTCTCGCTCATCGCGCCCGACGCGACCATCAACATCGTCCGCGACTACGAGGTCGTCGAGAAGCACCGCGTCTCGCGCCCCGAGTCCGTCTCGGGCGTGCTCTCGTGTCCGAACCACAACTGCATCACGAACGCGAAGGAGCCGGTCGACACCGAGTTCGAGGTGCTGCGCGACGGCGTTCGCTGTGGCTACTGCGAGACCATCGTCCGCGAGGACATCGCCTCGCACATCCACACCGACTGATACGGTTCGGCAGGACTTGTGGGCCCCTTTCGATACGGCATCCCACACCACGAAAGCAAGACTCGCCAGAAAGGACTAAATAGTCACCGGACGAACCAATTACCATGTCGAAGAAGTTCAAACTCGTACTCGCCCTGGTCGCAGCTGTCCTCGTCTACAAGATGGTCGCCGGTGGGTCCGGCACCGCCGTCGAAGTCGACTACGACGTCGAAGAGTAGCCACTCGAACAGCCCCTCCGTTTTTCGAAACACGTACCCATGCTCGTTCCCCAGCGACAGGTATGTACGGCGTCGTCACGCGGAACGAACCGGAGCTCGACTGGTCGGAGTTCGACCGGGCATTCTACGAGGTCAAGGACGTGACCGGGCGCGCGGTCGAACCGGTCGCCGAGGCCGTGAACATGGTCTCCTGTTTCGGCGACACCGCCGCCGGCGAGGCCAAACCCGACCTCGTCCCGGTGAGCGACGAGGGTGAGAAAGCGACGCGAGAGCGGACGTACTTCGACTGGGGCTACATCTGCCCCTCCCGCGAGCGCTACCGGGAGGGCCTGCTGGAGATGATCGAGGACTGTGCCGCCGTGAACGGGGACATCCGCCTCGACGACGTGGGATTCCCGCGACAGGAGTACTGCTACTGCGAGCACTGCAACGAGGCCTTCGAGCAAAGCGAGTACGAGGACCGCTTCGACTGGCGCGCGAGCGTCATCACCGAGTTCGTCGCCGAGGCCACGGAGCGCATCCCGGGCAAGACCTACTTCACGCTCTACCCCGACCCGTACCCGGGCCACCTGTACGAGCGCGCCGGCCTCGACCTCGACGCGCTCGCCGAGTACGTCGACGAGTTCGTCGTTCCGCTCTACGACATGGCGTACTCGACGACGTACTGGCTGGAGGTCATCGCGTCGGGGTTCCAGGACGCCCTCTCGAAGCCGTTCTCCATCGAGCTCTATGCTGTCGATGTGGACCTCGACAACCTCATCCACGCGACCGAGGTCGCCGACGCCTACGCCGAGGACGTGTACTTCGGCTACGACGCGAGCCAGGCCAGTGCGGCCATCCGCCGGATGAAGGCGGACTCGCAGGACGGGAAGTCCTTCGGCGACTTCGAGTAGCGCCTTCTTCCTTTCAGACCGGCATCCGCATCGAGTGGTACTGCTGGGCCATCCCGTACTCCTCGAAGAACTCTCGGGCTCCCTCGTTGTCGACGTGGACCGAGAGCGAGAAGAACGCGCAGTCGCGCTCGCGCCCCCAGTCGACGAGTCGGTCGAGCAGGTCGGTGGCCACGCCCTCCCGTCGGTACTCGGGTTTCACGAAAAGGCCGTCGCAGTAGACCGCAGGAGGCCGGTCGTAGATTGGTGGCGTCGGCGAGACCGCGCCGGAGACGTTCCCGACGAGCTCTCCGTCGTCGATCTCGGCGACGAACAGGACGCGGTCCTCGTCGTCGAGCCAGTAGTCGATGGCGGGGTCGGTCCGGGCCTGGTCGGTGAGGTTGCTGTACTCGGGTTCTCGGTCCTCGGCCGCCTCGTAGGCGGGCACGAGGAGGTCCTGTGCGATTCGTGGCTGGTCGGCTGGTGTTGCCTGGCGTACTTGCATCTGTGTTCGTGGTCGGCTGGTGCTGTCGAGGTCGACAGCGACGTGGCTGGCGAGTGGTGCGAGACGACAGAGTGACGGGGATGTGGTACCCGGTCACTCGCTCAGAAGAGGGTCATCCTGTCGTCATATCGGTGGAACAGATACAAAAGCGTATCTCTGGTTTGTGAATGGCTCACCCCGAATCAGCCACCCCGTGACGGGTGGACCTCTCCGGGAGAAAGCATTTACCGACCTCCGGAGTTTCCTCGACCGACCATGGCCCTCCGATTTCGGTCCCTACTCGTCGTGTTCATCCTCGTCCTCTCGGGGTGTAGCGGCTTCGCCGACGTCCAGCCGACGCGAGAGCCGCTGACCGTCGAGACGACTGACAGCCCCACCGAGTCGACGGTGACGACCGGTACCGCGAGCCGAACGACCGACGATGGCTACTACCACGGCTTCCAGTTCACCGCCGAGTCGGTCGACGAGGCATCACTCGCCCGTGAGCACGTCCAGAGTCGAGACATCCCCGGCTACGAGACGCAACTGGTAGACGACCTGTTCGCCGACGGGAACGCCACCACCGTGACCGTCGTCCCCGCAGGTTCCACCGTCGACGACGGTCCCCGGGACAGAACCCTCGACGATGGGACGTACATCCGCGACAATGGCACGTACTACCGAATCGACAGGACGGTGACCGCGGAGGCGGAGACGGACGGGTACCGGCTGTACACCGAGGGCCCGCTGCAGAACGACAGGGACGAAGACCAGTACGAGACGGCGACCGAGGAGGCCGTCGACTTCGCCAACCTGTCGTCGTACGACCAGACCCTCTTCGTGCAGGTCCTTCCCGACGAACGAAGACGGCGGCATGGTACCTCGATTGGGGAGGCCACCTGGCGTGCACCACGGTCGAACGCCTCCGAGGAGTCGCAACTCGTCGACGGCTCCGTCAACTACGTCCGCTACGACGGTGACCTGTATCTGGCCCGGCAGGAGGAAGCGCTCCGTGTCACCGTCTTCGACGTCCGCTACGACCTCGTGCCGGTTGCCGACTCGCACGAGGCGTTCGCCGACGACCACCTCGACCACCTCGTGGTGCCGTTGAACGACAGCACGCCGACCGAGCCCGCAACCCGGGAGTTCCTCGTCTCGGTCATCGAGGACGGATACGTACACGTCGACGTCAACAGGGAGGCAGTGCCGAACGGACTGTATGCTGCGTCCCTCTGGATCCGTGAACAGCCGCCGCGAGGTGGGGCTGTTTACGTCCGCTACCAGGGCGACCTGTACATCATCAAGGTGCGCGAGGCGGTCGAGTGACAGTCGGCGGGCAACCGAGCAGGCCCGTCGTCGTCAGGAGAACTGCTGTCTCCGCCACGCGACGAGGTCCTCGCGGTCGCGGGTGTCGTCGGGGAGGTGGTGGAACCACCCTGCTTTCGAGATTTCGTCGTCAGGGTCCGCGATCTCCGTCTCCGTCGTCTCGGCCTGGGCGGCGTACACCGGCAGGACGGCACACATCGACTGCTCGCCCGAGACGAGCCGGAGTTTCGTGAGGATGGCGAGTCCGTCGTAGCTGGCCTCGATACCGGCCTCCTCGGCGAGTTCGCGTTCCGCGGCCTCGCGGTAGTTCTCTGCGTCGTCGACGCCGCCACCGGGCAGGACCCAGAGGTCGACGCCCTCGTGGCGGACCAGCAGAAGTGACCCGTCAGGGCGGTAGACGATGGTGTGCGCCCCGTATGGCGCGCCGGTCTCGTTGGTTCGCTCGGCGAGGGTGCGGAACCGGCGGCGCGAGACGTACCGGGTGCGGGTCACTTCCATCGGGTCGTCGTGGCGCTCGCGGAGCTCGTGGTACATCTGTTGGCCGTGTTGGTCGGCCTCGTGGGCCAGGTACCAGAGGTCGTCGACGGGCATCACGCCGACCCGGCCGAGGGCGGTCGGTCGGTGACGATACGAGAGAGAGACTGGATAGCGACGTGAATCATTGCGATGATGTATCGTATCGAGGAGCAAAATCGCTTCGACACGGGAGAATCCTTCGGACGCGGCACAGCCGACTCCCGCCACGGGGTTTACCCGCGGGACGGCGCTACCGGCGGGTGCAATGACCAACGCACTGTTCGTCGTCAGCGAGGAAGGCTACTGGGCCGAGGAATGTATCGAACCGCTCACGACGCTCGACGAGGCGGGCGTCGACGTGACGGTCGCGACACCGACGGGCGAGCCGCCGGTCGTCGACGAGGTCTCGCTGGACCCCGACGACGTGGGCGAGGAGCAGGTCGAACGCTATCGAGAGATAGACGAGACCGACGAGCGCCTGAACGACCCGGTCCCGGTCGCAGGCGAGGACGCCGCGGACTACGACGCGGTCGTCTTCCCCGGCGGGCACGGCACCGAGTGGGACGTGAACCAGGACAGCGACGCGCGGCGGCTCCTCCGGGACGCGGTGGCCGATGAGGATGGAGTCGCCCTCGTGGTCTGTCACGCCGTTGGGCTGCTCGCGTTCACCCGTGAGGAGTCGGGCGAGTTCCTCGTCGCGGGCCGCGACGTGACCGGCTTCCCGAACGCCTGGGAGGCGGACATCGTCGACGAGTACGACCGACTGCACGACGGGCGCAAGCTCCCGTACTGGGTGGAGGACGAGGT from Haloarchaeobius sp. HME9146 harbors:
- the pyrB gene encoding aspartate carbamoyltransferase; its protein translation is MRHDHLLTAKQLTREDIETVLDHAAEVDENPAAYGERHTGKLLGLCFFEPSTRTKMSFEAAMKRLGGDVVDMGPVESSSVKKGESLADTMRVVEGYADALVLRHPLMGAAKMASEFVDVPLVNAGDGAGHHPTQTLLDLYTIRENAGLDDLTIGIMGDLKYGRTVHSLANALTNFDANQHFIAPESLKLPRSVRFDLHEAGANVREHTELDAILPELDVLYVTRIQRERFPDENEYHKVAGEYQIDAETLEAADDELSVMHPLPRVDEIAPDIDGTRYANYFEQAHNGVPVRMALLDLLLEEEDR
- a CDS encoding NUDIX domain-containing protein — protein: MPVDDLWYLAHEADQHGQQMYHELRERHDDPMEVTRTRYVSRRRFRTLAERTNETGAPYGAHTIVYRPDGSLLLVRHEGVDLWVLPGGGVDDAENYREAAERELAEEAGIEASYDGLAILTKLRLVSGEQSMCAVLPVYAAQAETTETEIADPDDEISKAGWFHHLPDDTRDREDLVAWRRQQFS
- a CDS encoding type 1 glutamine amidotransferase domain-containing protein, translating into MTNALFVVSEEGYWAEECIEPLTTLDEAGVDVTVATPTGEPPVVDEVSLDPDDVGEEQVERYREIDETDERLNDPVPVAGEDAADYDAVVFPGGHGTEWDVNQDSDARRLLRDAVADEDGVALVVCHAVGLLAFTREESGEFLVAGRDVTGFPNAWEADIVDEYDRLHDGRKLPYWVEDEVVAAGGNWDAELDSETSVTVDGDLVTARGPGSSSEAARTLLEALSIETPA
- the pyrI gene encoding aspartate carbamoyltransferase regulatory subunit → MSDTEKELRVSKIRNGTVIDHVRGGQALNVLAILGIKGTSGEQVSIGMNVPSGTLATKDVVKVEGRELSQDEVDVLSLIAPDATINIVRDYEVVEKHRVSRPESVSGVLSCPNHNCITNAKEPVDTEFEVLRDGVRCGYCETIVREDIASHIHTD
- a CDS encoding GNAT family N-acetyltransferase; protein product: MQVRQATPADQPRIAQDLLVPAYEAAEDREPEYSNLTDQARTDPAIDYWLDDEDRVLFVAEIDDGELVGNVSGAVSPTPPIYDRPPAVYCDGLFVKPEYRREGVATDLLDRLVDWGRERDCAFFSLSVHVDNEGAREFFEEYGMAQQYHSMRMPV